GCACTTCCGGCGGGGCGCGGTCTACAGCATGACGGTCGTCGGACTGTCGGCGGACGGGCTCGAGTACGGCTACCTGGTCCGGGGCGAGGGCGACGACGGGACCGACCGGGTGCTGGCCGACCCGTACGCGCGGGCCTTCCCGGGCCGGGCGGAGTGGGGGCGGCCGGTGGACCCGGCGGACCCGTACCCGTACCGGGCCGGGGTGGTCCGCTCCGGGTTCGACTGGGGCGACGACGCCCCGCCCCGGATCCCGAAGCACGAGCTGATCGTCTACGAGGCGCACGTGCGCGGCTTCACCCGGCACCCGTCCTCCCGGGTGGCCGCGCCCGGCACCTTCGCCGGACTGGCCGAGAAGGTGCCGTACCTGCGCGACCTCGGGGTCAACTGCGTCGAGCTGATGCCGGTGCTCGAGTTCGACGAGTGCGACAACCCGCGCCACGACCCGGCGTCGGCGCACCGGCTCTACAACTACTGGGGCTACAACACGGTCGGCTTCTTCGCGCCCAAGGCCGCCTACGGCACCCCGGACGACCTGCGCCGGCTGGTCCGGCGACTGCACGCGGAGGGGATGGAGCTGCTGCTCGACGTGGTGCTCAACCACACCGCCGAGGGCGACGAGCGCGGACCGACCATCTCGTTCCGCGGCCTGGACAACGCGGCCTACTACATGCTGACCGAGGACGGCGGGTACCGGAACTACAGCGGCACCGGCAACACGTTCAACGCCAACGACCCGGTGGCCCGCGCGTTCCTGCTCGACTGCCTGCGGTACTGGGTGACCGAGTTCCACGTCGACGGATTCCGGTTCGACCTGGCCTCGGCGCTCGGTCGCGGCCCGGACGGCACCCCGCTGGCCAACCCGCCGCTGCTGGAGGCGATCGCCGCGGACCCGGTGCTGCGCGACGTCACGCTGATCGCCGAGGCGTGGGACGCGGCCGGCCTCTACCAGGTGGGCAGCTTCCCGGACTACGGCCGCTGGGCGGAGTGGAACGGCCGGTACCGCGACGCGCTGCGCGGCTTCCTGCGCGGCGACCCCGGCCGGGTCGGTGACCTCGCCACCCGGCTGGTCGGCTCGCCCGACCTGTACGGCGGCCGCGGCCCCGCCTCGTCGATCAACTTCGTCACCGCGCACGACGGCTTCACGCTGCGCGACCTGGTCTCCTACGACGAGAAGCACAACGACGCCAACGGCGAGGGCAACCGGGACGGCGACGACCACAAC
This genomic window from Catenuloplanes niger contains:
- a CDS encoding glycogen debranching protein, which produces MTTTLPVGERIGPYEVRPGAPLPFGATEVADGITFSVHSHSAGAMALVLFRTGVREPIATLPFPPHFRRGAVYSMTVVGLSADGLEYGYLVRGEGDDGTDRVLADPYARAFPGRAEWGRPVDPADPYPYRAGVVRSGFDWGDDAPPRIPKHELIVYEAHVRGFTRHPSSRVAAPGTFAGLAEKVPYLRDLGVNCVELMPVLEFDECDNPRHDPASAHRLYNYWGYNTVGFFAPKAAYGTPDDLRRLVRRLHAEGMELLLDVVLNHTAEGDERGPTISFRGLDNAAYYMLTEDGGYRNYSGTGNTFNANDPVARAFLLDCLRYWVTEFHVDGFRFDLASALGRGPDGTPLANPPLLEAIAADPVLRDVTLIAEAWDAAGLYQVGSFPDYGRWAEWNGRYRDALRGFLRGDPGRVGDLATRLVGSPDLYGGRGPASSINFVTAHDGFTLRDLVSYDEKHNDANGEGNRDGDDHNLSWNCGAEGPTDDPQVLALRDRQTRNALLLLLCSHGVPMLQAGDELGRTQLGNNNAYCHDGELTWLDWGPAARDAGLLRFTRDAIAFRRAHPVLHVATHVGDDGDGPVDVSWHGTRPGRPDWSPAARLLAVMLRGAPTPGYGQDIVYLAANTHWEPVEVHLPDLPAGLRWARFADTYDAEPSVPPGWERAVADPARLPVGPRSVVVLTAVPADEEDSR